The following are encoded in a window of Mycobacterium decipiens genomic DNA:
- a CDS encoding HNH endonuclease signature motif containing protein yields MFDTIRHLDPAALVGVVESTHRAESVLVARRMAAVAGLLRHRLAAAQRAEQERGYASLDGHDQTAAEVAAAMNLSPTAASYVVLYAETLDKRLPEIAALLAEGRTDWRTVRLIITRTELVSDAALIAALDRSLAARIGRWHSWSKQRISNAVDAAVRAVDADAIRERRKTQENNRYIGITALADGLAEIYGTVAATAATAFDKRLSQLATQVCTADPRTMDQRRADALAALAQGRNLACTCGQPDCPAESDTVAEPVGARVVINVVASQHTVEGTSTAPGYLEGYGVIDADQVRQLVAAAAQHVINPYSSRVDALRYQPSAALERAVRCRDLTCRFPGCGRPAMRCDVDHTVPFNHQDPAAGGWTVFENLKCLCRQHHLLKTFGGWRDQQLADGTVIWTSPTGQTYRTAPAGVDLFPGAGRPACAPPIPNRRSRSKQRASRIAQQRKHNREQRPINEQLRWLEAARKQEIADRRFRNHMRDMLFLFKGKHSTSPFCAWINDPREPEELPPDWEPDKPFPAPLPAEPPF; encoded by the coding sequence ATGTTCGATACTATCAGACATCTCGACCCTGCCGCCCTGGTGGGGGTGGTCGAGTCGACCCATCGTGCGGAGTCGGTGCTGGTGGCGCGGCGGATGGCGGCGGTGGCGGGGTTGCTGCGGCATCGGTTGGCCGCGGCCCAGCGCGCCGAGCAGGAGCGCGGCTATGCCTCCCTTGATGGGCATGACCAGACGGCGGCCGAGGTGGCCGCGGCGATGAACCTGTCGCCGACGGCGGCCAGCTATGTGGTGCTGTATGCCGAGACCCTCGATAAGCGGCTGCCCGAGATCGCCGCGCTGTTGGCTGAGGGGCGCACCGATTGGCGCACGGTGCGGTTGATCATCACCCGCACCGAGCTGGTGAGCGATGCGGCGCTGATCGCGGCGCTGGATCGGTCGCTGGCCGCGCGGATCGGCCGTTGGCACAGCTGGTCCAAGCAGCGGATCAGCAACGCCGTGGATGCCGCCGTGCGCGCCGTCGACGCCGACGCGATCCGGGAGCGCCGGAAGACCCAGGAGAACAACCGCTATATCGGCATCACCGCATTGGCCGACGGGTTGGCCGAAATCTACGGCACGGTGGCCGCTACGGCCGCCACGGCGTTCGACAAACGGTTGTCCCAGCTGGCCACGCAGGTCTGCACGGCCGATCCGCGGACGATGGATCAGCGCCGCGCTGACGCATTGGCCGCCCTGGCCCAAGGCCGCAACTTGGCGTGTACGTGTGGGCAACCCGACTGCCCCGCCGAGTCCGACACCGTCGCAGAGCCGGTTGGTGCGCGGGTGGTGATCAATGTGGTCGCCAGCCAGCACACCGTCGAGGGCACCAGTACGGCGCCGGGCTATCTGGAGGGCTACGGGGTGATCGACGCCGACCAAGTGCGCCAGTTGGTGGCCGCCGCGGCCCAGCATGTCATCAATCCCTACAGCAGCCGGGTGGACGCTTTGCGGTATCAGCCCTCCGCGGCTCTGGAACGCGCGGTGCGGTGCCGGGACCTGACGTGCCGCTTTCCCGGCTGTGGCCGCCCGGCCATGCGCTGCGATGTCGACCACACCGTACCGTTCAATCACCAGGATCCCGCCGCGGGTGGGTGGACGGTGTTTGAGAACCTGAAATGCCTTTGTCGCCAACACCATTTGCTGAAAACGTTTGGTGGGTGGCGCGATCAGCAGCTAGCCGATGGCACGGTGATCTGGACCTCACCGACCGGGCAGACCTATCGCACCGCACCGGCCGGGGTGGATCTGTTCCCCGGTGCCGGCAGGCCGGCGTGCGCCCCACCAATCCCCAACCGGCGCAGCCGCTCCAAACAGCGTGCTAGCCGTATTGCTCAGCAGCGCAAGCACAACCGGGAACAGCGCCCGATCAACGAGCAGCTGCGCTGGCTGGAGGCAGCCCGCAAGCAGGAGATCGCGGACCGTCGGTTCCGTAATCACATGCGCGACATGCTGTTTCTGTTCAAAGGCAAACACAGCACCAGCCCGTTCTGCGCTTGGATCAACGATCCCCGCGAACCCGAAGAACTACCCCCAGACTGGGAGCCCGACAAACCCTTCCCGGCACCCCTCCCGGCCGAACCACCGTTCTAG
- a CDS encoding LLM class F420-dependent oxidoreductase, which yields MQIGVVFPQTELGGDVGAARAYAQGVEQLGYAHLLAYDHVVGADPAIHRGWAGPYDIDTTFHEPFVLFGYIAAITALELVTGIIILPQRQTVLVAKQAAEVDLLTNGRFRLGVGLGWNPVEYEALGEDFSNRGARSEEQVALMRRLWTERTVTHDGPSERVTGAGLAPLPVQRPIPIWFGAASPRAFRRAGRLGDGWFPMVSPGADLEAAKAMVDAAAAEAGRDPAAVGMQGRASCGPAGVDALLDEVGRWRDAGATHVSINTMRAGFASVDEHLAALAAAADGLGLRQPS from the coding sequence ATGCAGATCGGTGTGGTCTTCCCGCAGACCGAGCTCGGCGGTGACGTCGGCGCGGCGCGCGCCTACGCCCAAGGGGTCGAGCAACTCGGCTATGCGCACTTGCTTGCCTATGACCATGTGGTTGGCGCCGATCCGGCGATCCATCGGGGCTGGGCCGGCCCGTACGACATCGATACGACGTTTCACGAACCCTTTGTGCTCTTCGGTTACATCGCCGCGATCACCGCGCTCGAGCTGGTCACCGGCATCATCATTCTTCCGCAGCGTCAGACGGTGTTGGTGGCCAAACAAGCGGCCGAGGTGGATCTGCTCACGAATGGCCGGTTCCGCCTGGGCGTCGGATTGGGTTGGAACCCAGTCGAGTACGAAGCACTGGGCGAGGACTTTTCCAACCGCGGCGCACGAAGCGAAGAGCAGGTCGCACTGATGCGGCGGTTGTGGACCGAACGGACCGTCACCCACGACGGGCCGAGTGAACGAGTGACCGGTGCCGGATTAGCTCCGTTGCCGGTTCAGCGTCCCATCCCGATCTGGTTTGGAGCCGCGTCACCGCGCGCCTTTCGGCGCGCCGGGCGTCTCGGCGACGGATGGTTTCCGATGGTATCGCCGGGCGCGGACCTCGAGGCGGCCAAGGCCATGGTCGACGCCGCGGCGGCGGAAGCCGGACGGGACCCAGCGGCAGTCGGTATGCAGGGTCGAGCGTCCTGCGGCCCGGCGGGCGTGGACGCACTGCTCGACGAGGTCGGGCGGTGGCGGGATGCCGGCGCGACGCACGTGTCGATCAACACGATGCGTGCGGGATTCGCGTCGGTCGATGAGCATCTCGCGGCGTTGGCCGCCGCCGCTGACGGACTGGGTCTGCGCCAGCCGTCTTAA
- a CDS encoding protein adenylyltransferase SelO has product MSRATNTTPDIAVALQDRFARELPELGVRWQAEVPPEAKLLVLNEPLAAQLGLDATWLRSADGLRFLAGNLLPAGAAPIAQAYSGHQFGGFVPRLGDGRALLLGELVDAEGRAHDIHLKGSGRTPFARGGDGLAVVGPMLREYVVSEAMHALGIPTTRSLAVLGTGRPVQREERQLPGALLVRVASSHLRVGSFQYASATGDIDLLRRLADHAIARHHPSAAESERPYLALFEAVVAVQASLVAEWMLIGFVHGVMNTDNMTISGETIDYGPCAFMEAYHPETVFSSIDFWGRYAYGNQPTIAQWNLARFAETLLPLFSDDVQEGIALAEQAFGGFRQYQAAWASGMRAKLGLSVDLADKVVTPLIDELLRLLQDSRADYTSFFRRLGQAARGDERFVDLAPFDDWLSRWRELGPDAELMDRVNPIYIPRNHLIEEALTAATAGDLDPVTRLTDAVTAPYAERADLARYASPAPADFGAYRTFCGT; this is encoded by the coding sequence GTGAGCCGTGCAACGAATACGACACCGGATATCGCCGTCGCATTGCAGGACCGGTTCGCCCGCGAGCTGCCCGAGCTGGGCGTGCGTTGGCAAGCCGAGGTACCACCCGAAGCAAAGCTGCTGGTGCTCAACGAGCCGCTGGCCGCGCAGCTCGGCCTCGACGCTACCTGGCTGCGCAGTGCCGACGGGCTGCGGTTCCTGGCGGGCAACCTGCTTCCCGCTGGTGCCGCTCCGATAGCCCAGGCCTACAGCGGGCACCAGTTCGGCGGCTTTGTCCCGCGGTTGGGCGACGGGCGAGCGTTGCTCCTGGGCGAGCTCGTCGACGCCGAGGGACGCGCTCATGACATCCACCTCAAGGGTTCCGGGCGTACCCCATTCGCGCGCGGTGGTGACGGCCTGGCCGTGGTGGGTCCGATGCTGCGCGAATACGTCGTCAGCGAGGCGATGCACGCTTTGGGCATCCCGACGACGCGCTCCCTGGCCGTGCTGGGCACGGGGCGCCCGGTTCAGCGGGAGGAACGGCAACTGCCCGGCGCCTTGCTGGTGCGTGTCGCGAGCAGTCATCTGCGCGTGGGGAGCTTCCAATATGCCTCCGCGACTGGCGATATCGATCTGTTACGCCGCCTCGCCGACCATGCGATCGCCCGCCACCATCCCAGCGCCGCCGAGTCCGAGCGCCCATATCTGGCACTGTTCGAAGCGGTGGTTGCCGTCCAGGCGTCGTTGGTTGCCGAATGGATGCTGATCGGGTTCGTACACGGGGTGATGAACACCGACAACATGACGATCTCCGGCGAAACCATCGACTATGGGCCCTGCGCCTTCATGGAGGCCTACCACCCCGAAACCGTCTTCAGCTCAATCGATTTCTGGGGACGCTACGCCTACGGCAATCAGCCAACGATTGCCCAGTGGAACCTCGCCCGGTTCGCCGAGACGCTGCTGCCGTTGTTCTCCGATGATGTCCAGGAAGGGATCGCGCTCGCGGAGCAGGCATTTGGTGGATTCCGCCAGTACCAGGCCGCCTGGGCATCAGGCATGCGCGCCAAGCTTGGTCTGTCCGTAGACCTAGCCGACAAGGTCGTCACGCCGCTGATCGACGAGTTGCTCCGGCTGCTGCAGGACAGCCGCGCCGACTACACCTCGTTCTTCCGTCGCCTCGGTCAAGCGGCCCGTGGCGATGAGCGATTCGTCGACCTCGCGCCGTTCGATGATTGGCTGTCGCGCTGGCGAGAGCTGGGTCCGGACGCCGAATTGATGGACCGAGTCAACCCGATCTACATTCCCCGCAATCACCTGATCGAGGAGGCGCTGACCGCGGCGACGGCCGGCGATCTCGATCCGGTCACGCGGCTGACTGATGCGGTCACCGCCCCCTATGCGGAACGAGCGGATCTGGCGCGCTACGCCAGCCCCGCCCCAGCGGATTTCGGCGCCTACCGAACCTTCTGCGGCACTTAA
- a CDS encoding hemerythrin domain-containing protein — translation MIIQSPDEVIAFLKAQHNLIEDMFDEVLYASDPQAREKPFIRLRQLLAVHETAEEMLVHPRVRREFKAGDAIVDSFLQEEHAAKEHLSRIEGLDITSPQFIDELTNLRQAVLTHAEHEELEEFPKLQKEVEPDDLKRMGTAVRVAEAIAPTRPHAGVESAKLNLAIGPFASMLDRARDLIQKAIG, via the coding sequence ATGATCATTCAATCACCCGACGAAGTCATCGCATTTCTCAAAGCACAGCACAACCTCATCGAGGACATGTTCGATGAGGTGCTGTATGCGTCCGATCCGCAAGCGCGCGAGAAGCCGTTCATCCGGTTGCGCCAATTGCTTGCCGTACACGAAACAGCCGAAGAAATGTTGGTGCATCCCCGGGTGCGTCGCGAGTTCAAGGCGGGCGACGCGATTGTTGATTCCTTTTTGCAGGAAGAGCATGCCGCGAAGGAGCACCTCTCAAGGATCGAGGGGCTCGACATCACCTCACCGCAGTTCATCGACGAACTAACCAACCTGCGCCAAGCGGTGCTGACCCATGCCGAACATGAGGAGCTCGAGGAGTTCCCCAAGTTGCAAAAAGAGGTCGAGCCCGACGACCTCAAGCGGATGGGAACCGCCGTGCGAGTCGCTGAGGCGATCGCCCCAACCCGGCCACATGCCGGTGTGGAATCGGCGAAGCTGAACTTGGCCATTGGACCGTTCGCCTCGATGCTCGACCGCGCCCGCGATTTGATCCAAAAAGCCATCGGCTAG
- a CDS encoding patatin-like phospholipase family protein has protein sequence MQIPFADAVRTRFGRSGAALDLAGEIEGFEDAALDGEAADASIDTVELPSAEPALLLQKMENRLVRHHLAAPDLLSGEQLRRLRYILNFARLADFEPGAAGPGGSRGRGDLSVGAEIAPWRSRVTDALHEPLRAQRDPVTALTTARDVLERLVDDQDEQRQVLIERHRNDLSPAELDAEVGYKKLVTVLGGGGGAGFVYIGGMQRVLEAGQVPDYMLGSSFGGIIAAVVGRTLPVPIEEYVDWAKTVSYRAILGPERLRRRHGLAGMFSLRFNQFAHAMFGREDGEPMRMSDLAIPFEAVVAGVRKRSFDALPSRFRREELAALRLRFIPHLPIGIGPQVAARLWQAAAFIDSRVVKAVVLGGDDPTRDLNLVDAVSFSSAIPGVLHHETSDPAMVPLLDALCDDNDIAALVDGGAASNVPVELAWKRVRDGKLGSRNACYLAFDCFHPQWDPRHLWLVPITQAIQLQMLRNAPYADHLVRFAPTLSPANLAPSVAAIDRACEWGHSSVDRAIPVVSALLEPTWWEGDRPPVAEPKARAKSVASSMSAVMAAIQLPTGRFARWRSRHLT, from the coding sequence ATGCAGATCCCCTTCGCCGACGCGGTGCGCACCCGCTTCGGGCGCAGCGGGGCCGCGCTCGACCTCGCCGGGGAAATCGAGGGGTTCGAGGATGCGGCTCTCGACGGCGAAGCCGCCGATGCGTCCATCGACACGGTCGAGCTGCCATCGGCCGAGCCGGCGCTGTTGCTGCAAAAAATGGAGAACCGGCTGGTCCGGCACCACCTGGCCGCGCCGGACCTACTGAGCGGCGAGCAGCTGCGCAGGCTGCGGTACATCCTGAATTTCGCCAGACTCGCCGACTTCGAACCGGGGGCCGCGGGTCCGGGCGGGAGCCGCGGGCGCGGGGACCTCTCGGTCGGCGCCGAAATCGCGCCGTGGCGATCCAGGGTCACCGATGCCCTGCACGAACCACTGCGCGCGCAGCGAGATCCGGTCACCGCCCTGACTACGGCCCGAGACGTGCTGGAGCGTCTGGTCGACGATCAAGACGAGCAACGCCAGGTACTGATCGAGCGCCACCGGAACGACCTCTCCCCGGCCGAACTGGACGCGGAGGTCGGCTACAAGAAACTCGTCACGGTCCTCGGCGGCGGCGGCGGTGCGGGTTTCGTCTACATCGGTGGCATGCAACGGGTGCTAGAGGCTGGCCAGGTGCCCGACTACATGCTCGGTTCGTCGTTCGGGGGGATCATCGCCGCCGTTGTCGGCCGCACCCTGCCGGTGCCCATCGAGGAATACGTCGACTGGGCGAAAACAGTGTCCTACCGAGCCATCCTCGGGCCCGAACGGCTGCGCCGCCGCCACGGCCTCGCCGGCATGTTCTCGCTGCGCTTCAATCAGTTCGCCCATGCCATGTTCGGTCGCGAGGACGGGGAACCGATGCGCATGTCGGACCTGGCCATCCCCTTCGAGGCGGTGGTCGCCGGTGTGCGCAAGCGGTCTTTTGATGCCTTGCCCTCAAGGTTTCGCCGCGAAGAGCTAGCGGCACTGCGATTGCGGTTCATCCCGCACTTACCGATCGGCATCGGCCCACAGGTGGCGGCCCGCCTCTGGCAGGCCGCCGCGTTTATCGACTCGCGGGTGGTCAAGGCGGTCGTCCTCGGCGGGGACGACCCAACGCGCGACCTCAATCTGGTCGACGCGGTGTCATTCTCGTCCGCAATCCCCGGTGTGCTGCACCACGAGACGAGCGACCCCGCTATGGTCCCGCTCCTGGACGCCCTGTGCGACGACAACGACATCGCGGCGCTCGTCGACGGCGGTGCGGCCAGCAACGTCCCGGTCGAACTGGCGTGGAAACGCGTCCGCGATGGCAAGCTCGGCAGCCGCAACGCGTGCTATCTGGCGTTCGACTGCTTCCACCCACAATGGGACCCGCGACACCTCTGGCTGGTCCCGATCACCCAGGCAATCCAGCTGCAGATGCTACGCAACGCGCCCTACGCCGACCACCTCGTCCGCTTCGCGCCGACACTGTCGCCGGCGAACCTGGCTCCCTCCGTCGCGGCGATCGACCGCGCATGCGAGTGGGGGCACAGCAGCGTTGACCGAGCGATTCCGGTGGTGTCGGCGCTGTTGGAGCCGACGTGGTGGGAAGGCGATCGCCCTCCGGTCGCCGAGCCCAAGGCGCGGGCGAAGTCGGTGGCATCCTCGATGAGCGCGGTGATGGCCGCGATTCAGTTGCCGACGGGCCGCTTCGCCCGATGGCGAAGTCGCCACCTGACCTGA
- a CDS encoding SPFH domain-containing protein, whose amino-acid sequence MTWQIVFIVMCLIIAGVAALVWQLTSDDTARGRGKMVTIAALAAAAVFFFWGCFTIVGTRQFAIVTTFGRPTGVSLNNGFHGKWPWQMTHQMDGAVQIDKYVKEGNSDHRITVRLGNQSTALADVSIRWQLKQAAAPELFQQYKTFDNVRVNLIERNLSVALNEVFAGFNPLDPRNLDVSPLPSLAKRAADILRQDVGGQVDIFDVNVPTIQYDQSTEDKINQLNQQRAQTSIALEAQRTAEAQARANEILSRSISNDPNVVVQNCITAAINKGISPLGCWPGSSALPTVPVTGR is encoded by the coding sequence ATGACATGGCAGATCGTGTTTATCGTGATGTGCTTGATCATCGCCGGTGTCGCCGCGTTGGTCTGGCAACTCACCTCCGATGACACTGCGCGCGGCCGCGGCAAAATGGTGACGATAGCCGCCCTGGCAGCAGCCGCCGTGTTCTTCTTCTGGGGCTGCTTCACCATCGTCGGCACCCGCCAGTTCGCGATCGTGACCACCTTCGGCCGCCCCACCGGAGTGAGCCTGAACAACGGCTTCCACGGAAAATGGCCCTGGCAGATGACCCACCAAATGGACGGCGCGGTGCAGATCGACAAGTACGTCAAGGAAGGCAACAGCGACCACCGCATCACCGTGCGGCTGGGCAACCAATCCACCGCCCTGGCCGACGTGAGCATCCGCTGGCAACTCAAGCAGGCCGCTGCCCCCGAACTGTTCCAGCAGTACAAGACGTTCGACAACGTGCGCGTCAACTTGATCGAACGCAACCTGTCGGTGGCGCTCAACGAGGTGTTCGCCGGCTTCAACCCGCTGGACCCGCGAAACCTCGACGTCTCCCCGCTACCTTCGCTCGCCAAGCGCGCCGCCGATATCCTGCGCCAGGACGTGGGTGGCCAGGTCGACATCTTCGACGTCAACGTGCCCACCATCCAGTACGACCAGAGCACCGAGGACAAGATCAACCAGCTCAACCAGCAACGCGCGCAGACCTCGATCGCGCTTGAGGCCCAGCGGACCGCCGAGGCCCAGGCCAGGGCCAACGAGATCCTGTCCCGCTCGATCAGCAACGACCCGAACGTTGTGGTGCAGAACTGCATTACGGCGGCGATCAACAAGGGCATCAGCCCGCTGGGTTGCTGGCCGGGCAGCTCGGCGCTACCCACCGTTCCGGTGACTGGGCGGTAG
- a CDS encoding DUF4267 domain-containing protein, with product MSIDRAALVAGSVRLASGISFLVDPVRANRLWGGDRNESSATARLLLRSMGYRDALIGGLLAAAALRGKNTRGWFLASAGADAADLLGGLSVHREMRPSQLIGLGGAVIGIGVGLWGAARPTTRAGSPDLEVG from the coding sequence ATGTCAATCGACCGTGCCGCGCTCGTCGCGGGCAGTGTTCGACTTGCGTCGGGCATCTCGTTTCTCGTCGATCCCGTCCGCGCGAACCGGCTGTGGGGAGGGGACCGGAATGAGTCGTCGGCGACCGCGCGACTGTTGTTGCGGTCCATGGGTTACCGCGACGCACTGATCGGTGGATTGCTTGCGGCGGCGGCGCTGCGCGGCAAGAATACCCGCGGCTGGTTCCTCGCCTCGGCTGGCGCCGATGCGGCCGACCTGCTCGGCGGACTCAGCGTCCACCGCGAGATGCGGCCGTCACAACTCATCGGCCTCGGCGGCGCCGTGATCGGGATCGGCGTTGGACTCTGGGGCGCGGCGCGCCCGACCACCCGAGCGGGCTCGCCGGACCTCGAGGTCGGTTGA
- a CDS encoding TetR/AcrR family transcriptional regulator, with translation MIRQRTSGKGGRGARQRILDAAAELFYREGINATGVERLAAESSVSKRTLYQHFPSKAAVVEAYLRSIEQRVGNPIQSGVPVTDQTPRERLLALFEVPGAGGSPTRGCPFHNAAVEAAGSMPNIQQIVLANKRNFIDALTELAKQAGAADPHSLATQLAVLYEGAAALTTSMAESWPWARAHAAAETLIDQALPWPRR, from the coding sequence GTGATCAGGCAGCGCACGAGCGGCAAGGGCGGCCGTGGTGCCCGCCAGCGCATCCTGGACGCCGCGGCCGAGTTGTTCTATCGGGAGGGCATCAACGCTACCGGCGTTGAACGACTTGCAGCCGAATCCTCGGTATCCAAACGTACTCTTTACCAACACTTTCCGAGCAAAGCGGCGGTGGTGGAGGCGTACCTGCGCAGCATCGAGCAACGCGTCGGGAATCCGATCCAATCCGGGGTCCCGGTCACCGACCAAACCCCGCGCGAGCGGCTACTGGCCCTCTTCGAGGTTCCTGGTGCGGGTGGATCGCCAACGCGGGGCTGCCCGTTCCACAACGCAGCCGTGGAGGCAGCGGGATCCATGCCAAACATTCAACAGATCGTTCTTGCCAACAAGCGGAACTTCATCGATGCACTCACCGAACTGGCCAAGCAGGCCGGCGCGGCCGATCCGCACTCTCTGGCCACCCAGCTCGCCGTTCTTTACGAAGGTGCGGCCGCACTAACCACGTCGATGGCCGAATCATGGCCATGGGCGCGGGCTCACGCGGCAGCTGAGACGCTGATCGACCAAGCGCTCCCCTGGCCACGGCGGTAG
- a CDS encoding oxidoreductase — translation MKQRPPVVVVTGVSSGIGRAIANTFAARGFEVFGTSRNPQRTKPIPGVELVALDVTDAASVAEAVATVLQRAGRIDILVNNAGVGVLGAAEESSITQARGLFDTNFFGLVRLTREVLPYLRAQRSGRIINIGSVLGILPAPYAALYAASKHAVEGYSESLDHETREFGVRVSVVEPAYTNTSFETNATDADSPIDSYATTRERIRHVLTEAVRVGDDPEVVAQVVVKAATSRAPRLRYPAGPLARRLSLLRRFAPSALVDKGIRKANKLTTTSRPLHARSSEVGSVGVS, via the coding sequence ATGAAGCAACGACCGCCCGTGGTAGTGGTTACCGGCGTCTCGTCAGGAATCGGCCGGGCCATTGCGAACACCTTCGCGGCCAGGGGCTTTGAGGTGTTCGGGACCAGCCGCAATCCGCAACGGACGAAACCCATCCCCGGGGTGGAGTTGGTGGCGCTCGATGTGACCGACGCCGCGTCGGTAGCCGAGGCTGTCGCTACGGTCCTGCAACGCGCGGGTCGCATCGACATCCTGGTCAACAACGCCGGAGTCGGGGTCCTCGGTGCCGCCGAGGAGAGTTCGATCACCCAGGCGCGAGGGCTCTTCGACACAAACTTCTTCGGGCTGGTGCGGCTGACCCGCGAGGTGCTGCCGTATCTGCGGGCGCAGCGCAGCGGTCGGATCATCAACATCGGCTCGGTGTTGGGTATCTTGCCGGCGCCGTACGCCGCGTTGTATGCGGCCTCAAAGCATGCGGTCGAGGGCTATTCGGAATCACTGGATCATGAAACCCGCGAATTCGGCGTGCGGGTCTCGGTCGTCGAACCCGCCTACACCAACACCTCTTTCGAAACCAACGCTACCGATGCGGATTCACCGATCGACAGCTACGCGACCACTCGTGAGCGCATTCGACACGTCCTCACCGAGGCGGTGCGCGTTGGGGACGATCCGGAGGTGGTCGCACAGGTCGTCGTCAAGGCGGCGACCAGTCGTGCGCCGAGGTTGCGCTATCCGGCCGGACCACTGGCGCGCCGGCTGTCGCTGCTGCGCAGGTTCGCTCCCTCCGCGCTGGTAGACAAGGGAATTCGCAAAGCCAACAAGTTGACAACGACGTCGAGACCGCTCCATGCCCGTTCATCGGAGGTGGGTTCGGTAGGGGTGTCATGA
- a CDS encoding LLM class F420-dependent oxidoreductase: MRFGVLTFVTDEGIGPAELGVELEQRGFESLFVAEHTHIPVDTQSPFPGGGPIPPKYYRPLDPFVALTAAAVATQTLILGTGIALIPERDPIVTAKEVASLDLVSAGRFRFGVGVGWLREEVANHGVDPAVRGRVADERLRAMIAIWTQEKAEFHGKYVDFDPIYCWPKPVTKPYPPLYVGGGPANFTRISQLEAGWIAITSSPELLSGPLERLRAVAGRNVPVTVCHWGEATVRGVEGYRPLGVERVLLELPTEPRDQTRRRLDEIASELALN, from the coding sequence GTGCGTTTCGGTGTCCTGACGTTTGTTACCGACGAGGGCATTGGCCCAGCCGAACTGGGTGTGGAACTTGAGCAGCGCGGGTTTGAGTCGCTGTTCGTGGCCGAGCACACTCACATCCCGGTAGACACGCAGAGCCCCTTTCCCGGTGGTGGCCCGATTCCGCCGAAGTACTACCGTCCGCTGGATCCGTTCGTGGCGTTGACCGCGGCGGCGGTCGCCACGCAGACACTGATCCTGGGCACCGGTATCGCGTTGATCCCGGAGCGGGATCCCATCGTGACGGCCAAGGAGGTTGCGTCGCTGGATTTGGTGTCAGCCGGACGGTTTCGCTTCGGCGTGGGTGTGGGATGGCTGCGCGAAGAAGTCGCCAACCATGGCGTTGATCCCGCGGTGCGCGGACGGGTGGCTGATGAGCGGCTGCGCGCAATGATCGCGATCTGGACGCAGGAAAAGGCGGAGTTCCACGGGAAATACGTGGACTTTGACCCGATCTATTGCTGGCCGAAGCCGGTGACAAAGCCGTATCCGCCGCTGTACGTGGGCGGGGGACCGGCGAACTTTACCCGCATCAGCCAGCTGGAAGCCGGGTGGATTGCGATCACCTCGTCGCCGGAGTTGCTGTCGGGTCCGCTCGAGCGGCTGCGCGCCGTTGCCGGCCGGAACGTGCCGGTGACGGTCTGCCACTGGGGGGAAGCGACGGTGAGAGGTGTTGAGGGCTACCGGCCGCTGGGGGTGGAGCGGGTCTTGCTGGAGCTGCCGACCGAGCCGCGCGATCAGACGCGGCGGCGACTGGACGAGATAGCGTCCGAGCTAGCGCTCAATTGA
- a CDS encoding DUF2750 domain-containing protein, with the protein MAFHLNADLQARYRRFVGRVRMTSEIWLLVGPDLQGAWVESNEYCTGDDEPIPVHLVYSAAAYARQHATAEWAFMQPASYDLRKFIDGPLTGIHERGDLLGPDFNADLAGLEIEPIDLVRVLLGEVEP; encoded by the coding sequence GTGGCCTTTCACTTGAATGCTGACCTCCAGGCGCGCTATCGGCGCTTTGTCGGACGTGTGCGCATGACTAGCGAGATCTGGCTGCTTGTCGGCCCCGACTTGCAGGGAGCGTGGGTCGAGTCGAACGAGTACTGCACAGGAGACGACGAGCCCATTCCCGTGCATCTGGTGTACTCCGCCGCCGCCTATGCGCGGCAGCACGCCACCGCGGAGTGGGCGTTTATGCAGCCGGCTTCGTATGATCTCCGCAAGTTCATCGACGGGCCATTGACGGGCATTCACGAGCGCGGTGATTTGTTGGGTCCGGACTTCAACGCCGACCTGGCTGGCCTTGAGATCGAGCCCATCGACCTAGTCCGTGTCCTCCTCGGCGAGGTGGAGCCATAA